The following are from one region of the Silene latifolia isolate original U9 population chromosome 9, ASM4854445v1, whole genome shotgun sequence genome:
- the LOC141601597 gene encoding uncharacterized protein LOC141601597: protein MHNWGFWNIRGLNSPSKQISIKNFLHHHQIRLFGLLETKVKPLSLKTVKNNLCNSWCITTNTQFHKGGRVWILWNPTTFTVQILQYNAQFIHLLAMDLEPRSQFSLTMVYAFNGTQERKELWNKLCQIKNQTQGLGDHNTEEEIEDFTTCVDECEVLDCPASGSLFTWCNKQGPSTRVYSRLDRVLVNQRWLLDHPQAYAHFYCEGTFDHTPCVVQNQCDGHKKRRSFKYFNMWSQSIDFKDCVQEHWSKNWPGTKMYNLVHKFKYLKGPLKNLNKNDFHDVENNAARARMYLESIQEKLRLEPQNPKLIQMEIEAASSVRFLEDACYDFLVQKSKVTWVDKGDSNTRYFHSVIKTRQVRSKVMKIKDSTGVLCEDNDQIHAAFTEFYTDLLGTTSPVTKVSQTVVQMGKLCTAEHHATLLSPVTNDEIQQVLFSIPTHHP, encoded by the coding sequence ATGCATAATTGGGGGTTCTGGAATATTAGAGGGTTGAACAGTCCATCTAAGCAAATCAGCATTAAAaactttcttcatcatcatcagatTAGATTGTTTGgcctccttgagacaaaggttaaGCCTCTGTCACTAAAAACTGTTAAAAATAATCTCTGCAACTCTTGGTGTATTACTACTAACACTCAGTTCCATAAAGGAGGAAGAGTGTGGATACTTTGGAACCCTACTACGTTTACTGTTCAAATTCTTCAATATAATGCCCAGTTTATACATTTACTAGCAATGGACTTGGAGCCTAGGTCCCAATTTAGTCTTACTATGGTGTATGCTTTCAATGGGACTCAGGAGAGAAAAGAATTGTGGAATAAACTTTGTCAAATTAAGAATCAGACTCAGGGACTAGGTGACCATAACACAGAGGAAGAAATTGAGGATTTTACGACCTGTGTTGATGAGTGTGAAGTGTTGGATTGTCCAGCTTCTGGGTCTTTATTCACTTGGTGCAATAAGCAAGGCCCCTCCACCAGAGTGTATAGTAGACTAGATAGAGTCTTAGTAAATCAGAGGTGGCTTCTTGATCATCCCCAAGCCTATGCGCATTTCTACTGTGAAGGTACCTTTGATCATACCCCTTGTGTAGTTCAAAACCAGTGTGATGGACATAAGAAGAGGAGGAGCTTCAAATACTTTAACATGTGGAGTCAATCTATTGACTTCAAAGACTGTGTCCAGGAGCATTGGAGTAAAAACTGGCCTGGGACAAAAATGTATAATTTAGTCCATAAATTTAAGTATCTTAAAGGGCCACTCAAGAATCTCAATAAGAATGACTTTCATGATGTTGAAAATAATGCAGCCAGGGCTAGGATGTACCTTGAATCTATTCAGGAGAAGCTAAGGCTAGAGCCTCAAAATCCTAAGCTCATTCAAATGGAGATTGAAGCTGCCAGTAGTGTGAGATTTCTGGAGGATGCCTGCTATGATTTTTTGGTTCAGAAATCCAAAGTCACCTGGGTGGATAAAGGTGATAGTAACACTAGATATTTCCACAGTGTGATTAAAACCAGGCAAGTAAGGAGCAAAGTAATGAAAATTAAAGATAGTACTGGTGTTTTGTGTGAAGATAATGATCAGATCCACGCTGCTTTTACTGAGTTCTACACTGACCTGCTTGGCACAACTTCACCTGTTACTAAAGTCTCTCAAACTGTGGTACAAATGGGTAAGCTTTGTACTGCTGAACATCATGCTACCCTGCTGTCTCCTGTCACTAATGATGAGATACAGCAGGTATTGTTTTCTATCCCTACCCATCACCCATAA